One window of Cellulomonas shaoxiangyii genomic DNA carries:
- the ctaD gene encoding cytochrome c oxidase subunit I — MVAQAERIPGLAPRRQSLGRTVIRWVTSTDHKTIGYMYLITSFIWFAVGGILALLIRAELFTPGMDLFQSKEQYNQAFTMHGTIMLLLFATPLFAGFANIIMPLQLGAPDVAFPRLNMFAYWLYLFGGLIAAGGFLTPQGAASFGWFAYTPLSSTVYSPGLGGDLWVFGLALTGFGTILGAVNFITTIITMRAPGMTMFRMPIFTWNILVTSLLVLMAFPPLASALFALGADRRLGAQIFNPENGGALLWQHLFWFFGHPEVYIIALPFFGIVTEILPVFSRKPIFGYKGLVYATIAIAALSVTVWAHHMYVTGSVLLPFFSFMTMLIAVPTGVKFFNWIGTMWRGKLTFETPMLWTIGFLVTFLFGGLTGIILSSPALDFHLSDTYFVVAHFHYVVFGTVVFAMFAGFYFWWPKFTGRMLDERLGKAHFWLLFVGFHMTFLVQHWLGVVGMPRRYADYSPADGFTWMNQLSTVGSVILAASTLPFLWNVYVTWRHAPKVTVDDPWGYGGSLEWATSCPPPRHNFTTLPRIRSERPAFDLHHPEVAAMDQVQPDDPGPLDWTSDRAGERELAEERVANGSGQESKSSSTVVEDRPEDVQQRQEDER, encoded by the coding sequence ATGGTCGCCCAGGCAGAGCGGATCCCGGGTCTGGCGCCGCGTCGCCAGTCGCTCGGCCGCACCGTCATCCGGTGGGTCACGTCGACCGACCACAAGACGATCGGGTACATGTACCTGATCACGTCGTTCATCTGGTTCGCCGTCGGCGGCATCCTGGCGCTGCTCATCCGCGCCGAGCTGTTCACGCCGGGCATGGACCTGTTCCAGTCCAAGGAGCAGTACAACCAGGCGTTCACGATGCACGGCACGATCATGCTGCTGCTGTTCGCGACACCGCTGTTCGCGGGCTTCGCGAACATCATCATGCCGCTGCAGCTCGGCGCCCCGGACGTGGCGTTCCCGCGGCTCAACATGTTCGCGTACTGGCTGTACCTCTTCGGTGGCCTGATCGCCGCGGGCGGCTTCCTCACCCCGCAGGGCGCGGCGTCCTTCGGCTGGTTCGCCTACACCCCGTTGTCGAGCACGGTGTACTCGCCGGGGCTCGGCGGTGACCTGTGGGTCTTCGGCCTGGCACTGACCGGGTTCGGCACGATCCTCGGCGCCGTCAACTTCATCACCACGATCATCACCATGCGCGCGCCCGGCATGACGATGTTCCGGATGCCGATCTTCACCTGGAACATCCTGGTCACGTCGCTCCTCGTGCTGATGGCGTTCCCGCCCCTGGCCTCGGCGCTCTTCGCGCTCGGCGCGGACCGCCGGCTCGGTGCGCAGATCTTCAACCCCGAGAACGGCGGCGCGCTGCTCTGGCAGCACCTGTTCTGGTTCTTCGGGCACCCGGAGGTCTACATCATCGCGCTGCCGTTCTTCGGCATCGTCACCGAGATCCTGCCGGTGTTCAGCCGCAAGCCGATCTTCGGCTACAAGGGCCTCGTCTACGCGACGATCGCGATCGCGGCGCTGTCGGTCACCGTGTGGGCGCACCACATGTACGTGACGGGCTCGGTGCTGCTGCCCTTCTTCTCCTTCATGACGATGCTCATCGCCGTGCCGACCGGTGTGAAGTTCTTCAACTGGATCGGCACGATGTGGCGCGGCAAGCTCACGTTCGAGACGCCGATGCTCTGGACGATCGGGTTCCTCGTCACGTTCCTGTTCGGCGGGCTGACCGGCATCATCCTGTCCAGCCCCGCGCTCGACTTCCACCTGTCCGACACGTACTTCGTGGTGGCGCACTTCCACTACGTCGTGTTCGGCACGGTCGTGTTCGCGATGTTCGCCGGCTTCTACTTCTGGTGGCCCAAGTTCACGGGGCGCATGCTCGACGAGCGGCTCGGCAAGGCCCACTTCTGGCTGCTGTTCGTCGGCTTCCACATGACCTTCCTCGTGCAGCACTGGCTCGGCGTCGTCGGGATGCCGCGTCGCTACGCCGACTACTCGCCGGCGGACGGCTTCACGTGGATGAACCAGCTGTCCACGGTCGGGTCGGTCATCCTCGCGGCCTCGACGCTCCCGTTCCTCTGGAACGTGTACGTGACCTGGCGCCACGCGCCCAAGGTCACCGTGGACGACCCGTGGGGCTACGGGGGCTCCCTCGAGTGGGCCACCAGCTGCCCGCCCCCGCGGCACAACTTCACGACGCTGCCGCGCATCCGCTCGGAGCGGCCGGCCTTCGACCTGCACCACCCCGAGGTCGCGGCCATGGACCAGGTCCAGCCCGACGATCCCGGCCCGCTCGACTGGACGTCCGACCGCGCCGGTGAGCGCGAGCTCGCCGAGGAGCGGGTGGCGAACGGCAGCGGCCAGGAGAGCAAGTCGTCCAGCACCGTCGTCGAGGACCGTCCCGAGGACGTCCAGCAGCGGCAGGAGGACGAGCGATGA
- a CDS encoding cytochrome c oxidase subunit 4 gives MKFEARLFLYGVMFFIPVGLIYAFWSGGEPVGTVGIPLVGGLVGMIGGYLALLARRIDARPEDDELGEIEQGAGNQGVFSPWSWWPLVIGLAAAVAFLAMAVGWWLMVPAVALGAIGLVGWVFEFSRGQHAH, from the coding sequence ATGAAGTTCGAGGCGCGGCTCTTCCTCTACGGGGTCATGTTCTTCATCCCCGTCGGCCTCATCTACGCCTTCTGGAGCGGCGGTGAGCCCGTCGGCACCGTCGGCATCCCGCTCGTGGGCGGCCTGGTGGGCATGATCGGCGGCTACCTCGCCCTCCTCGCGCGGCGCATCGACGCCCGCCCGGAGGACGACGAGCTCGGCGAGATCGAGCAGGGCGCAGGCAACCAGGGCGTGTTCAGCCCGTGGAGCTGGTGGCCGCTCGTCATCGGCCTCGCGGCCGCGGTCGCCTTCCTCGCGATGGCGGTCGGCTGGTGGCTCATGGTGCCGGCCGTCGCGCTCGGCGCGATCGGCCTGGTCGGCTGGGTCTTCGAGTTCTCGCGGGGGCAGCACGCCCACTGA
- a CDS encoding glycerate kinase, protein MRVLLAPDSFGTSLTAAQAADALADGWRRGAPHDDVTACPLADGGPGFVATLRESLGGALDAVTVTGPLGVPAPAALLRVGSTAYVESAHALGLDLVPSAHRDPTRTTSAGAGELVAAALAAGARRVVVGLGGSATNDAGAGLLLALADVLLGPDAAVGAAPLLRAGGGALGAVRPDDLRWLPALRDALRDVDLVAAVDVDVPLLGLQGASAGFAPQKGATPEQAQDLERALGTFAHAAVAVLGSGDARPGLLAPAGGAAGRDARAHRWTSLPGAGAAGGAGFALALLGARLLPGAALVADAVGLAARIAAHDLVVTGEGRTDWQSLHGKVVAEVAARALPLAVPTVVVAGEVLVGRRELSAAGVAAAYAVAERPDQVAAALADPAGSLAARATRVARTWSPG, encoded by the coding sequence GTGCGCGTCCTCCTCGCCCCCGACAGCTTCGGGACCTCGCTGACCGCGGCGCAGGCCGCCGACGCGCTCGCCGACGGCTGGCGTCGCGGGGCGCCGCACGACGACGTCACCGCCTGCCCGCTCGCCGACGGCGGCCCCGGTTTCGTGGCCACCCTCCGGGAGAGCCTCGGGGGTGCGCTCGACGCGGTGACGGTCACCGGCCCGCTCGGGGTGCCGGCACCGGCGGCGCTCCTGCGGGTCGGCAGCACCGCCTATGTGGAGTCCGCGCACGCGCTGGGGCTCGACCTGGTCCCGTCGGCGCACCGCGACCCCACGCGCACGACCAGCGCCGGAGCCGGGGAGCTCGTGGCCGCCGCCCTCGCCGCCGGCGCCCGGCGGGTCGTCGTCGGCCTCGGCGGCTCGGCCACGAACGACGCCGGCGCGGGCCTCCTGCTCGCGCTCGCGGACGTCCTGCTGGGACCGGACGCCGCGGTGGGTGCGGCGCCGCTCCTGCGGGCGGGCGGCGGTGCGCTCGGTGCGGTCCGCCCCGACGACCTGCGCTGGCTCCCGGCCCTGCGCGACGCCCTGCGGGACGTCGACCTGGTCGCCGCGGTGGACGTCGACGTGCCGCTGCTCGGGCTGCAGGGCGCGTCGGCCGGGTTCGCGCCGCAGAAGGGTGCGACGCCGGAGCAGGCGCAGGACCTCGAGCGGGCACTGGGGACGTTCGCGCACGCCGCGGTGGCCGTGCTCGGGTCCGGGGACGCGCGCCCGGGGCTGCTGGCGCCGGCCGGCGGGGCGGCGGGCCGCGACGCGCGCGCGCACCGGTGGACGAGCCTGCCCGGCGCCGGCGCGGCGGGCGGCGCGGGCTTCGCGCTCGCCCTGCTCGGTGCGCGGCTGCTGCCGGGTGCGGCGCTCGTCGCCGACGCGGTGGGGCTGGCGGCGCGGATCGCCGCGCACGACCTCGTCGTGACGGGGGAGGGCCGCACCGACTGGCAGTCGCTGCACGGGAAGGTGGTGGCGGAGGTCGCGGCCCGTGCGCTGCCCCTCGCGGTGCCGACCGTGGTCGTCGCGGGGGAGGTGCTCGTCGGGCGCCGCGAGCTGTCGGCGGCGGGGGTCGCGGCCGCGTACGCCGTCGCCGAGCGTCCCGACCAGGTGGCGGCCGCGCTGGCCGACCCGGCGGGCTCGCTGGCTGCCCGCGCCACGCGTGTCGCGCGCACGTGGTCGCCCGGCTGA
- a CDS encoding superoxide dismutase, with product MADYTLPDLPYDYAALEPHISGRIMELHHDKHHATYVAGANTALEKLAAAREADDLAAVNLHEKNLAFNLGGHVNHSVFWQNLSPEGGDKPTGELAAAIDEFFGSFEKFQKHFAANAAGIQGSGWSVLAWDSVGQKLAIFQLYDQQSNFPLGVVPVVMLDMWEHAFYLDYVNVKADYVKAWWNIVNWADAEQRFTRARTQTAGLIVPTV from the coding sequence ATGGCTGACTACACGCTCCCGGACCTGCCCTACGACTACGCGGCGCTCGAGCCGCACATCTCCGGCCGGATCATGGAGCTGCACCACGACAAGCACCACGCCACCTACGTCGCCGGCGCCAACACGGCCCTCGAGAAGCTCGCCGCCGCACGCGAGGCGGACGACCTCGCCGCGGTGAACCTCCACGAGAAGAACCTCGCGTTCAACCTCGGCGGGCACGTCAACCACTCCGTCTTCTGGCAGAACCTCTCCCCCGAGGGCGGCGACAAGCCGACCGGCGAGCTCGCGGCGGCGATCGACGAGTTCTTCGGCTCGTTCGAGAAGTTCCAGAAGCACTTCGCCGCCAACGCCGCGGGCATCCAGGGGTCCGGCTGGTCCGTGCTCGCGTGGGACTCCGTGGGCCAGAAGCTCGCGATCTTCCAGCTGTACGACCAGCAGAGCAACTTCCCCCTCGGTGTGGTTCCCGTCGTCATGCTCGACATGTGGGAGCACGCGTTCTACCTCGACTACGTCAACGTCAAGGCGGACTACGTCAAGGCGTGGTGGAACATCGTGAACTGGGCCGACGCGGAGCAGCGCTTCACGCGCGCGCGCACGCAGACGGCCGGGCTCATCGTCCCGACGGTCTGA
- a CDS encoding cysteine desulfurase family protein: MTTPDVPAQTALPRAVLDVAGHAPLRPLARTALLEAFDQGWADPRRLFAEARRARLLLDGAREAVAAVVGARTEEVDLHPTHTAALHAGVRAVARGRRRHGADVVVGAVERSAVHAAAAFVAQRGQGAVTTVPADRDGRVAADALAGAVRPGTVLAALQHANGEVGTLQPVAAARDALRRHGVPLLVDAGASLGHVDVGDAWDVLAADAGDWGGPPLGVLVTRTGVRRSPDWPEDDDRWSPGGVAVPLALAAAVALQDAVAHRAAADAHRRDLVDLVRARVAAEVPDVEVVGDPDARLPHVVTFSCLYVDGEALVTRLDREGLGVGSGSACTSSALEPSHVLAAMGVLTHGNVRLTLPVDVRRVDVERLCDVLPGVVAEVRAAAGAVGL; encoded by the coding sequence GTGACCACGCCCGACGTCCCCGCCCAGACCGCGCTCCCCCGCGCCGTGCTCGACGTGGCCGGCCACGCGCCGCTGCGCCCGCTCGCGCGGACCGCGCTGCTCGAGGCGTTCGACCAGGGGTGGGCCGACCCGCGGCGGCTGTTCGCCGAGGCGCGCCGCGCGCGCCTCCTGCTGGACGGCGCGCGGGAGGCGGTCGCCGCCGTGGTCGGGGCGCGGACCGAGGAGGTGGACCTGCACCCCACGCACACCGCGGCGCTGCACGCGGGCGTGCGGGCGGTCGCCCGCGGCCGGCGACGGCACGGCGCGGACGTCGTCGTCGGCGCCGTCGAGCGCTCCGCCGTGCACGCCGCCGCCGCGTTCGTCGCGCAGCGCGGCCAGGGCGCCGTGACGACCGTGCCCGCCGACCGGGACGGTCGCGTGGCCGCCGACGCGCTGGCGGGCGCGGTGCGGCCGGGGACGGTGCTGGCCGCGCTGCAGCACGCGAACGGCGAGGTCGGCACGCTCCAGCCCGTGGCGGCGGCGCGCGACGCACTGCGCCGGCACGGCGTCCCGCTGCTCGTCGACGCCGGCGCGAGCCTGGGCCACGTCGACGTGGGCGACGCGTGGGACGTGCTCGCGGCCGACGCCGGCGACTGGGGCGGACCGCCGCTCGGCGTGCTCGTCACGCGCACGGGCGTGCGCCGCTCCCCCGACTGGCCCGAGGACGACGACCGCTGGTCGCCCGGCGGGGTGGCGGTCCCGCTCGCGCTGGCCGCCGCCGTCGCGCTGCAGGACGCGGTGGCGCACCGTGCGGCGGCCGACGCGCACCGCCGCGACCTGGTCGACCTCGTGCGCGCCAGGGTGGCGGCCGAGGTCCCGGACGTCGAGGTGGTCGGCGACCCCGACGCGCGCCTTCCCCACGTCGTCACCTTCTCCTGCCTCTACGTGGACGGGGAGGCGCTGGTGACGCGCCTCGACCGCGAGGGCCTCGGTGTCGGCTCCGGCTCGGCGTGCACCTCGAGCGCACTCGAGCCGAGCCACGTGCTCGCCGCCATGGGTGTGCTCACGCACGGCAACGTGCGGCTCACGCTCCCCGTCGACGTGCGCAGGGTCGACGTCGAACGGCTGTGCGACGTGCTGCCCGGCGTCGTCGCGGAGGTCCGTGCCGCTGCGGGCGCGGTGGGTCTGTGA
- a CDS encoding sulfurtransferase TusA family protein, translated as MSGGPVSGGYEVDARGLRCPAPVLRAAVAARALPPGAVLRVLATDPAASVDLPAWARMRGHTVTANERSDDVVVVTVRLGG; from the coding sequence GTGAGCGGCGGGCCGGTGAGCGGCGGGTACGAGGTGGACGCGCGTGGTCTGCGCTGCCCGGCGCCGGTGCTGCGCGCCGCGGTCGCGGCTCGCGCCCTGCCCCCGGGCGCCGTGCTGCGCGTGCTCGCCACCGACCCGGCGGCGTCGGTCGACCTGCCCGCGTGGGCGCGCATGCGCGGCCACACGGTGACGGCGAACGAACGGTCGGACGACGTCGTCGTCGTCACCGTGCGCCTCGGTGGGTGA
- the erpA gene encoding iron-sulfur cluster insertion protein ErpA, which produces MSETTQTATHGVQLTEVAAGKVRALLEQEGRDDLRLRVAVQPGGCSGLIYQLYFDERLLDGDATRDYDGVEVVVDRMSVPYLDGATIDFADTIEKQGFTIDNPNAGSSCACGGSFA; this is translated from the coding sequence ATGAGCGAGACCACGCAGACCGCGACACACGGCGTCCAGCTCACGGAGGTGGCGGCCGGCAAGGTCCGCGCCCTGCTCGAGCAGGAGGGCCGCGACGACCTGCGCCTGCGCGTGGCTGTGCAGCCCGGCGGGTGCTCCGGCCTGATCTACCAGCTCTACTTCGACGAGCGCCTGCTCGACGGCGACGCGACGAGGGACTACGACGGCGTCGAGGTCGTCGTGGACCGCATGAGCGTGCCCTACCTCGACGGCGCGACGATCGACTTCGCCGACACGATCGAGAAGCAGGGCTTCACGATCGACAACCCGAACGCGGGCAGCTCCTGCGCCTGCGGCGGGTCGTTCGCCTGA
- the coxB gene encoding cytochrome c oxidase subunit II, producing MHPDSPRRARRVIAALLASATVLVLSGCSETVQRGWLPGDSDQEVTDQTGRVVSLWVGSWIAALIVGIITWGLILWCVAVYRKRKDDDTLPVQLRYHVPLEVMYVLLPIVMVGVLFYYTNRDTMAMQDTSAEPDVNIQVVGKQWSWDFNYLDEDVYETGQHARNVGEDPEALDRQVTLYLPVDQRVEFTLDARDVNHSFWVPEFLYKMDMIPGVTNVFQVTPTREGVYRGKCAELCGEEHSSMLFNVAVVSQEEYDAHMEELREKGQTGALSLEYSRQHDLHEVAGEDEN from the coding sequence GTGCATCCGGATTCCCCCCGCCGCGCCCGGCGCGTGATCGCGGCCCTGCTGGCCTCGGCCACCGTGCTGGTGCTCAGCGGCTGCTCCGAGACGGTCCAGCGTGGCTGGCTCCCTGGCGACTCCGACCAGGAGGTCACCGACCAGACCGGTCGCGTCGTCTCGCTGTGGGTCGGCTCGTGGATCGCCGCGCTGATCGTCGGCATCATCACCTGGGGCCTGATCCTCTGGTGCGTCGCCGTCTACCGGAAGCGCAAGGACGACGACACGCTCCCCGTCCAGCTGCGCTACCACGTGCCGCTCGAAGTCATGTACGTGCTGCTCCCGATCGTGATGGTCGGCGTGCTCTTCTACTACACGAACCGCGACACCATGGCGATGCAGGACACGTCGGCCGAGCCGGACGTGAACATCCAGGTCGTCGGCAAGCAGTGGAGCTGGGACTTCAACTACCTGGACGAGGACGTCTACGAGACCGGGCAGCACGCCCGCAACGTCGGGGAGGACCCCGAGGCGCTCGACCGGCAGGTGACGCTCTACCTGCCCGTCGACCAGCGGGTGGAGTTCACGCTCGACGCGCGCGACGTCAACCACTCGTTCTGGGTGCCGGAGTTCCTCTACAAGATGGACATGATTCCGGGCGTCACGAACGTGTTCCAGGTGACGCCGACGCGTGAGGGCGTCTACCGCGGCAAGTGCGCGGAGCTCTGCGGCGAGGAGCACTCGTCGATGCTCTTCAACGTCGCCGTCGTCTCCCAGGAGGAGTACGACGCCCACATGGAGGAGCTGCGCGAGAAGGGTCAGACCGGCGCGCTCAGCCTCGAGTACAGCCGTCAGCACGACCTCCACGAGGTCGCAGGGGAGGACGAGAACTGA